The following proteins are encoded in a genomic region of Alistipes shahii WAL 8301:
- a CDS encoding BACON domain-containing protein: MKNNLTDSIYKAWRTGILPLVTALLLLTGCEMDSDMDLPLNVDSNKYTLTSDAGSTQVRIYSTGEWSVRLSEDVEWASINRLNGSGNTPVLFKYGANYGVPRAVDIIFTRGGLEQAVRMTQEGEDPILSLEESRIEIFSNPWDLRIGLDNNLREDYKQIRDTIVYSVIPDEDDDETPEPDEEWIENLTVGTDAVTFSTLKNNSPRKRQAAITLTYIDAKEKKHAVTLTVTQATEEACMTFTPDRAKTTRKATTIKAELKHNLGSLLGKVVCTPAYEGASADWIENITLEDKVLSFDVKENDSEGPRSASIAFSLPGTAGELTPAAPFVVEQTYEADYRTLIKGESGQVVINNPEASFEGIVISDKDNANVETTPNTERNATDYTVNAKTAYVQMLDGSYGYRLQFDAADDNTLKRYSQVKISLNGVTLTKEADPERYTLSGLTAANIVSQTPGTASDLIRKEKSIGQLTDEDIYTYVSLREVEFALPDGSYTNVNEGYFGTANHTSCVPRTLCDKDGGAISMLVNNKTPWRRDGSGMPKGKGTLSGVIVHDLQPRYGYTNEGYIGRYSVRVLEKEEIDLAASESSSNRQTLVEWNWNNAEVRTNADGTIAPDRGNGSLWCTDPAAKYLLDNEYNGLTTSAGLNGKNALKFENTYWWDFAENTGYAVALKFSTEGAGANLSLNFTNSQGNAGGTSIYGPVYWQVEYSTDGVNFTVLPESGFCCRPFVYWQGAGGKDLSYCAVPGYADRVFILPDALRNRPEVTLLIKARSTQCIASNTATVDQGDTGTITSDMAANKRSPMRFGTIAVKSNK; encoded by the coding sequence ATGAAAAATAACCTTACAGACAGCATCTACAAAGCGTGGCGCACGGGCATCCTGCCCCTCGTCACGGCGCTGCTCCTGCTGACCGGATGCGAAATGGATTCGGACATGGACCTGCCGCTGAATGTGGATTCCAACAAATACACGCTGACTTCGGACGCCGGCTCCACCCAGGTGCGGATCTATTCCACCGGCGAATGGTCGGTCCGTCTGTCGGAAGACGTGGAATGGGCCTCCATCAACCGCCTGAACGGCTCGGGGAACACCCCCGTACTGTTCAAATACGGCGCCAACTACGGCGTGCCGCGCGCCGTGGACATCATCTTCACCCGCGGCGGACTCGAACAGGCGGTACGCATGACGCAGGAGGGCGAAGACCCCATCCTGTCGTTGGAGGAGAGCCGCATCGAGATTTTCAGCAACCCCTGGGACCTCCGCATCGGGCTTGACAACAACCTCCGGGAGGATTACAAACAGATCCGGGACACCATCGTCTATTCGGTGATTCCCGACGAGGACGACGACGAAACGCCCGAGCCGGACGAGGAGTGGATCGAAAACCTGACCGTCGGAACCGACGCCGTCACGTTCAGCACCCTGAAGAACAACTCGCCGCGCAAACGGCAGGCCGCGATCACGCTGACCTATATCGACGCCAAGGAGAAGAAACACGCCGTCACGCTGACCGTCACGCAGGCGACCGAAGAGGCCTGCATGACCTTCACGCCCGACCGCGCCAAGACCACGCGCAAGGCCACGACCATCAAGGCCGAGCTGAAGCACAACCTGGGCAGCCTGCTCGGCAAGGTGGTCTGCACACCGGCCTACGAAGGCGCGTCGGCCGACTGGATCGAGAACATCACGCTCGAAGACAAAGTGCTGTCGTTCGACGTGAAGGAGAACGACTCGGAAGGCCCGCGCAGCGCGTCGATCGCCTTCTCGCTGCCGGGAACGGCCGGAGAGCTTACGCCCGCGGCGCCGTTCGTCGTCGAACAGACCTACGAAGCCGACTACCGCACGCTGATCAAGGGCGAGAGCGGACAGGTCGTGATCAACAATCCCGAAGCCAGCTTCGAGGGCATCGTGATCAGCGACAAGGACAACGCCAACGTGGAGACGACGCCCAACACGGAACGCAACGCCACCGACTACACGGTGAACGCCAAGACGGCCTATGTGCAGATGCTCGACGGCAGCTACGGATACCGCCTGCAATTCGACGCGGCGGACGACAACACGCTGAAACGCTACTCGCAGGTGAAAATCTCGCTCAACGGCGTGACCCTCACCAAGGAGGCCGATCCCGAACGCTACACGCTCAGCGGACTGACGGCGGCCAACATCGTCAGCCAGACGCCCGGAACGGCCAGCGACCTCATCCGCAAGGAGAAGTCGATCGGCCAGCTCACCGACGAGGACATTTACACCTACGTCTCGCTCCGGGAGGTGGAATTCGCCCTGCCCGACGGCAGCTACACCAACGTCAACGAAGGCTATTTCGGAACGGCCAACCACACCAGCTGCGTACCCCGAACGCTCTGTGACAAGGACGGCGGCGCGATCTCGATGCTGGTCAACAACAAGACTCCCTGGCGGCGCGACGGCAGCGGCATGCCCAAAGGCAAGGGCACGTTGAGCGGCGTCATCGTCCACGACCTCCAGCCCCGCTACGGCTACACCAACGAGGGGTACATCGGCCGTTACTCGGTCCGCGTGCTCGAAAAGGAGGAGATCGACCTCGCCGCTTCGGAGTCGAGCTCCAACCGCCAGACGCTCGTGGAGTGGAACTGGAACAACGCCGAGGTCAGGACCAACGCCGACGGAACGATCGCCCCGGATAGGGGCAACGGCTCGCTCTGGTGCACCGACCCCGCAGCCAAATACCTCCTGGACAACGAGTACAACGGACTCACGACCAGCGCCGGACTGAACGGCAAGAACGCCCTGAAATTCGAGAACACCTACTGGTGGGACTTCGCCGAAAACACGGGCTACGCCGTGGCGCTGAAATTCTCGACCGAGGGCGCCGGCGCGAACCTCTCGCTCAACTTCACCAACTCGCAGGGCAACGCCGGCGGCACGAGCATCTACGGCCCCGTCTACTGGCAGGTGGAGTACTCGACCGACGGGGTGAACTTCACCGTGCTGCCCGAATCGGGCTTCTGCTGCCGGCCGTTCGTCTATTGGCAGGGAGCAGGCGGCAAAGACCTCTCCTACTGCGCCGTCCCGGGCTACGCCGACCGCGTGTTCATCCTGCCGGACGCCCTGCGCAACCGCCCGGAGGTCACGCTGCTGATCAAGGCCCGGAGCACGCAGTGCATCGCCTCGAACACCGCCACGGTGGACCAGGGAGACACGGGCACGATCACATCCGACATGGCGGCCAACAAGCGTTCGCCGATGCGTTTCGGAACCATAGCCGTAAAGAGTAACAAATAA
- a CDS encoding beta-N-acetylhexosaminidase, with translation MKHLLFLIFAVQACLPGFAACDGRVRIVPRPAEVEELPGSFRLTPRTPVVITDEQLRTPAEIFARAVGKLTGTEPAVTAAPEKHAVTLQLQPGYEAEEYLLEVGRQRITVTASTPQAVLHGLRSLQQLVAGGEIPACVVRDKPTFAYRGAMLDVCRHFFPVEDVKTYIDILSLHKINKFHWHLTDDQGWRIEIKKYPLLTQIGSRRAETLVGRYDKNKEGVYDGKPYGGFYTQEEIREIVSYAAERHIEVIPEIEMPGHGLAALTAYPWLGCTGGPYAVWTHWGISDDVYCAGKETTFEFIEKVLTEVLALFPSKLIHIGGDECPKGRWKACPLCQQRIREEGLKDEYQLQSYFIHRIERWMHTHGREIIGWDEILQGGISKTANIMSWNGSDPGIKAAQRGNPVIMTPKWYCYFDYSQTSDPERYEPLGNTRYVSVRQAYRLDPCDRLTLPDQKRIRGVQCNLWTEYIADIRHAQHMVLPRMAALAETGWANDRKDYNDFVRRIPALVAVYKAEGYNYAPYLFEGIE, from the coding sequence GTGAAACACCTTCTATTCCTGATTTTCGCCGTCCAGGCCTGTCTGCCGGGATTCGCAGCCTGCGACGGACGCGTCCGCATCGTACCCCGCCCCGCCGAGGTCGAAGAACTGCCGGGATCGTTCCGGCTGACGCCCCGAACGCCCGTCGTCATCACGGACGAACAGCTGCGCACGCCCGCGGAGATTTTCGCCCGCGCCGTCGGCAAGCTCACCGGAACCGAACCCGCCGTCACCGCCGCACCCGAAAAACACGCCGTGACGCTGCAACTGCAACCGGGCTACGAAGCCGAAGAGTACCTTCTGGAAGTCGGCAGACAGCGCATAACGGTCACGGCATCGACGCCCCAGGCGGTGCTGCACGGGCTTCGAAGCCTCCAGCAGCTGGTCGCCGGAGGAGAGATTCCCGCCTGCGTCGTCCGCGACAAGCCCACGTTCGCCTACCGCGGGGCGATGCTCGACGTCTGCCGCCATTTCTTCCCGGTCGAGGACGTGAAGACCTACATCGACATCCTCTCGCTGCACAAGATCAACAAATTCCACTGGCATCTGACCGACGATCAGGGCTGGCGGATCGAGATCAAAAAATATCCGCTGCTCACCCAGATCGGGTCCCGGCGTGCGGAAACGCTCGTCGGACGCTACGACAAGAACAAAGAGGGCGTTTACGACGGCAAACCCTACGGCGGGTTCTACACGCAGGAGGAGATCCGCGAGATCGTCAGCTACGCCGCAGAGCGCCATATCGAGGTGATTCCCGAAATCGAGATGCCCGGGCACGGGCTGGCGGCGCTGACCGCCTATCCGTGGCTCGGCTGCACGGGAGGTCCCTATGCCGTATGGACCCATTGGGGCATCAGCGACGACGTTTACTGCGCGGGCAAGGAGACGACGTTCGAATTCATCGAGAAAGTGCTCACGGAGGTGCTCGCGCTGTTCCCCTCGAAGCTCATCCACATCGGCGGCGACGAGTGTCCCAAAGGACGCTGGAAGGCGTGCCCCCTCTGCCAGCAGCGCATCCGCGAGGAGGGGCTCAAGGACGAATACCAGTTGCAGAGCTACTTCATCCACCGCATCGAACGCTGGATGCATACCCACGGCCGGGAGATCATCGGTTGGGACGAAATCCTCCAGGGCGGCATTTCGAAAACCGCGAACATCATGTCGTGGAACGGAAGCGACCCCGGAATCAAGGCCGCACAGCGGGGAAACCCGGTGATTATGACGCCGAAATGGTACTGCTACTTCGATTACAGCCAGACCTCCGACCCGGAGCGTTACGAACCGCTGGGCAACACCCGCTACGTCTCGGTGCGGCAGGCTTACCGCCTCGACCCCTGCGACCGGCTCACGCTGCCCGACCAGAAACGGATCAGGGGCGTGCAGTGCAACCTCTGGACGGAGTACATCGCGGACATCCGCCACGCACAGCACATGGTCCTGCCGCGCATGGCGGCTCTCGCCGAGACGGGCTGGGCCAACGACCGCAAGGATTACAATGATTTCGTGCGCCGGATTCCGGCGCTGGTCGCCGTCTACAAGGCCGAAGGCTACAACTACGCCCCCTATCTGTTCGAGGGCATCGAATGA
- a CDS encoding NADH:ubiquinone reductase (Na(+)-transporting) subunit D, which yields MEKEPLFSAKNLKYLTGPFSANNPVIVQILGICSALAVTVQLKPAIVMALSVTVVTAFSNLVMSLLRNGVPSRIRIIVQLVVIAALVILVDQVLKAFVYEVSKQLSVYVGLIITNCIVMGRIEAFALANKPWASFLDGIGNGLGYGLILVIVAFFRELFGSGSLLGYRIIPESWYMAEGGFYSNCGLMLFPPMALIIVGCIIWVHRSRNKDLQEK from the coding sequence ATGGAAAAAGAGCCTTTGTTTTCGGCAAAGAACCTCAAATACCTGACCGGTCCGTTCTCGGCGAACAACCCGGTCATCGTGCAGATCCTCGGTATCTGCTCGGCGCTGGCCGTCACCGTACAGCTCAAGCCCGCCATCGTCATGGCCCTGTCCGTGACGGTCGTCACGGCCTTCTCGAACCTGGTGATGTCGCTGCTGCGCAACGGCGTTCCCTCGCGCATCCGCATCATCGTCCAGCTGGTGGTCATCGCCGCGCTGGTGATTCTCGTCGACCAGGTGCTCAAGGCTTTCGTCTACGAAGTCTCGAAGCAGCTGTCGGTCTACGTCGGACTGATCATCACCAACTGTATCGTCATGGGCCGCATCGAGGCATTCGCGCTGGCCAACAAGCCCTGGGCGTCGTTCCTCGACGGTATCGGCAACGGTCTGGGCTACGGTCTGATTCTGGTCATCGTGGCCTTCTTCCGCGAGCTTTTCGGTTCGGGCAGCCTCCTGGGCTACCGGATCATCCCCGAGAGCTGGTACATGGCCGAGGGCGGCTTCTATTCGAACTGCGGACTGATGCTCTTCCCGCCGATGGCGCTGATCATCGTGGGCTGCATCATCTGGGTGCACCGTTCGCGCAACAAGGACTTACAGGAAAAATAG
- the nqrC gene encoding NADH:ubiquinone reductase (Na(+)-transporting) subunit C: MATKKFKCNVCGYIHEGDAAPANCPVCGVPASEFTELKPEKKGLFSDKNGNAYIIMYSTVMVVIVATLLALAALGLQKCQYENELNEKKHAILASLSAGDRSYDEFIDAYVVDKDGRRVDGEDVFALLNDLPGTFEAGKFPIFEARDGRVVIPVTGMGLWGPVWGYVALEKDMNTVAGIIMAHKGETPGLGAEIATPKYQANFVGKTIFDGDKFVSVTLRKGGAKDPAHEVDAISGGTKTSDGVTAMLYNSLENYLPLLEAKRNAAAPAPAEVSNEENVENNE; this comes from the coding sequence ATGGCAACGAAAAAATTCAAATGCAACGTCTGCGGCTACATCCACGAAGGAGACGCCGCGCCCGCTAACTGCCCCGTCTGCGGAGTTCCCGCCTCGGAATTCACCGAGCTGAAGCCGGAGAAGAAGGGCCTGTTCAGCGACAAGAACGGCAATGCCTATATTATTATGTACTCGACGGTGATGGTCGTCATCGTGGCCACGCTGCTCGCGCTGGCCGCGCTGGGGCTCCAGAAATGCCAGTACGAGAACGAACTCAACGAGAAGAAGCACGCCATCCTCGCGTCGCTGTCGGCCGGTGACCGGTCCTACGACGAGTTCATCGACGCCTATGTCGTCGACAAGGACGGCAGGCGCGTCGACGGCGAGGATGTCTTCGCGCTGCTCAACGACCTGCCGGGAACCTTCGAGGCGGGCAAGTTCCCGATCTTCGAGGCCCGGGACGGCCGGGTGGTCATTCCCGTGACCGGCATGGGTCTCTGGGGTCCCGTCTGGGGCTATGTGGCTCTCGAGAAGGACATGAACACCGTCGCCGGCATCATCATGGCCCACAAGGGCGAGACCCCGGGTCTCGGCGCCGAGATCGCGACGCCCAAGTACCAGGCCAATTTCGTCGGCAAGACGATCTTCGACGGCGACAAGTTCGTTTCGGTGACGCTCCGCAAGGGCGGCGCCAAGGACCCCGCGCACGAGGTGGATGCCATTTCGGGCGGTACGAAGACCTCGGACGGCGTGACGGCGATGCTCTACAACAGCCTGGAGAACTACCTGCCCCTGCTGGAGGCCAAGCGCAACGCTGCGGCTCCCGCTCCGGCCGAAGTGTCTAACGAAGAAAACGTAGAAAACAATGAGTAA
- the nqrF gene encoding NADH:ubiquinone reductase (Na(+)-transporting) subunit F, whose translation MTTTILIAIAAFLAITLVLVALLLYAKAKLTSSGDVVIDINGGEKVITTESGSTLLSTLANNKVFLPSACGGGGSCGMCKCQVLEGGGDILPTETGFISRKLAKDHWRLGCQVKVKENMKIRVPEAVLGVKKWECTVVSNRNISTFLKEFVVKLPEGENLKFRSGGYIQIDIPKYDAIKFSSMDVDEKFRADWDKFKMWDLVTTNPEPTFRAYSMANHPAEGNIIMLNIRIATPPFDKATGGFMKVNPGICSSYVFSRKPGDKITISGPYGEFFLPDNLPSTQELIFIGGGAGMAPMRSHLMHLFKTEKTDRPVSFWYGARALKEVPYLDEFHQIEKDFPNFSFNLALDRPDPEADAAGVKYTPGFVHNVLYENYLKNHQAPEDCIYLMCGPPMMIASVVKMLDNLGVPPENILYDNFGS comes from the coding sequence ATGACTACAACGATTTTAATAGCGATTGCGGCCTTTCTGGCCATAACGCTCGTGCTGGTCGCACTGCTTCTCTATGCGAAGGCGAAACTGACCTCCTCGGGCGACGTCGTGATCGACATCAACGGCGGTGAGAAGGTCATCACGACCGAAAGCGGTTCGACGCTGCTTTCGACGCTGGCCAACAACAAGGTGTTCCTGCCTTCGGCGTGCGGCGGCGGCGGCTCGTGCGGCATGTGCAAATGTCAGGTGCTCGAAGGCGGCGGCGACATTCTGCCCACCGAGACGGGCTTCATCTCGCGCAAGCTGGCCAAGGACCACTGGCGTCTCGGCTGCCAGGTGAAGGTCAAGGAGAATATGAAAATCCGTGTTCCCGAGGCCGTGCTGGGCGTCAAGAAGTGGGAGTGCACCGTGGTCTCGAACCGCAATATCTCGACTTTCCTCAAGGAGTTCGTCGTGAAGCTGCCCGAGGGCGAGAACCTCAAGTTCCGCAGCGGCGGTTACATCCAGATCGACATTCCGAAGTACGACGCCATCAAGTTCTCGTCGATGGACGTGGACGAGAAGTTCCGCGCCGACTGGGACAAATTCAAGATGTGGGATCTGGTGACGACCAACCCCGAGCCGACGTTCCGCGCCTACTCGATGGCCAACCATCCGGCCGAGGGCAACATCATCATGCTCAACATCCGTATCGCCACGCCTCCGTTCGACAAGGCCACGGGCGGTTTTATGAAGGTCAACCCGGGTATCTGCTCGTCGTATGTCTTCTCGCGCAAGCCGGGTGACAAGATCACGATTTCGGGTCCTTACGGCGAATTCTTCCTGCCGGACAATCTGCCCTCGACGCAGGAGCTGATCTTCATCGGCGGCGGTGCGGGCATGGCTCCGATGCGCAGCCACCTGATGCACCTGTTCAAGACCGAAAAGACCGACCGTCCGGTGTCGTTCTGGTACGGCGCGCGTGCGCTGAAGGAGGTTCCCTATCTCGACGAGTTCCACCAGATCGAGAAGGATTTCCCCAACTTCTCGTTCAATCTGGCCCTCGACCGTCCCGATCCCGAGGCGGACGCCGCCGGAGTGAAGTACACGCCGGGCTTCGTGCACAACGTGCTCTACGAAAACTACCTCAAGAACCACCAGGCTCCCGAGGACTGCATCTACCTCATGTGCGGACCTCCGATGATGATCGCTTCGGTCGTCAAGATGCTCGACAACCTCGGCGTGCCGCCGGAGAATATCTTGTACGATAACTTCGGCAGTTAG
- the nqrE gene encoding NADH:ubiquinone reductase (Na(+)-transporting) subunit E, which translates to MESLNIFIRSIFIDNMVFAFFFGMCSYIAVSKSVKTALGLGAAVTFVMVMTVPLNYLLYEYVLKANALVEGVDLNFLSFIVFIATIAAFVQLVEMIVEKFSPTLYSQLGIFLPLIAVNCAIMGGSLFMQQKVDGGELTSLWQTIVYGLGSGLGWWLAIVMMAAIREKTTYSHIPAALKGPGIAFIITGLMGIAFMIFSGIQF; encoded by the coding sequence ATGGAATCATTGAATATCTTTATCCGGTCGATCTTCATCGACAACATGGTCTTCGCCTTCTTCTTCGGCATGTGCTCCTACATCGCCGTGTCGAAGAGCGTGAAGACGGCCCTGGGACTCGGCGCCGCCGTTACGTTCGTGATGGTGATGACCGTTCCGCTGAACTACCTCTTGTACGAATATGTGCTGAAGGCCAATGCGCTCGTCGAGGGCGTGGACCTGAACTTCCTGTCGTTCATCGTCTTCATCGCCACCATCGCGGCGTTCGTGCAGCTGGTGGAGATGATCGTCGAGAAGTTCTCGCCGACGCTTTACAGCCAGCTGGGCATCTTCCTGCCGCTGATCGCCGTGAACTGCGCCATCATGGGCGGCTCGCTGTTCATGCAGCAGAAGGTCGACGGCGGCGAACTGACGTCGCTCTGGCAGACGATCGTCTACGGACTCGGCTCGGGACTGGGCTGGTGGCTGGCGATCGTGATGATGGCCGCCATCCGCGAGAAGACGACCTATTCGCACATCCCTGCGGCGCTGAAAGGCCCCGGCATCGCCTTCATCATCACCGGTCTGATGGGTATCGCCTTTATGATTTTCTCGGGCATTCAGTTCTAA
- the nqrB gene encoding NADH:ubiquinone reductase (Na(+)-transporting) subunit B, whose protein sequence is MDNIKPTFSKGGKLGFLESTFDAFETFLFVPNTTTSKGAHIRDCNDMKRTMIMVVAALMPAFLFGCYNTGIQVGLEGFTAFFYGLVRVLPMVCVSYIVGLGIEFGFAQARGHEVNEGFLVTGLLIPMIFPVSTPLWMVALSTAFAVVFGKEVFGGTGMNVFNPALLARAFAFFAYTPSMSGETVWYSDWTMMGAQVDGITGATALEQLGTTGAMNYSPLDAFLGFIPGSFAETSTLAILLGGAILLFTGIASWRTMASVFVGGLAMGYLFQALGVTTYPAWYHLIVGGFAFGAVFMATDPVTSSQTNTGKYIVGLMTGALAVLIRVVNPAYPEGMMLSILFMNALAPLVDYYVVEANISRRRKRVKLAK, encoded by the coding sequence ATGGACAATATCAAGCCCACCTTCTCCAAGGGAGGCAAGCTGGGCTTTCTGGAGTCGACGTTCGATGCGTTCGAGACGTTCCTCTTCGTACCCAACACCACGACCTCGAAGGGCGCGCACATCCGCGACTGCAACGACATGAAACGTACGATGATCATGGTCGTCGCGGCGCTGATGCCGGCTTTTCTGTTCGGTTGCTACAACACGGGCATCCAGGTCGGACTCGAAGGCTTCACGGCCTTCTTCTACGGACTGGTCCGCGTGCTGCCGATGGTCTGCGTTTCCTATATCGTGGGTCTGGGCATCGAGTTCGGGTTCGCGCAGGCGCGCGGCCACGAGGTCAACGAGGGTTTCCTCGTCACGGGTCTGCTGATCCCGATGATCTTCCCGGTGTCGACGCCGCTCTGGATGGTCGCGCTGTCGACGGCTTTCGCCGTGGTCTTCGGCAAGGAGGTCTTCGGCGGTACGGGCATGAACGTCTTCAACCCCGCGCTGCTGGCGCGCGCCTTCGCCTTCTTCGCCTACACCCCTTCGATGTCGGGTGAGACGGTGTGGTACTCCGACTGGACGATGATGGGCGCGCAGGTCGACGGCATCACCGGCGCTACGGCCCTCGAACAGCTCGGCACGACCGGCGCGATGAACTACTCGCCGCTGGACGCCTTCCTGGGCTTCATCCCCGGATCGTTCGCCGAGACTTCGACGCTGGCCATCCTTCTCGGAGGCGCCATCCTCCTGTTCACGGGCATCGCCTCGTGGCGCACGATGGCGTCGGTGTTCGTCGGCGGACTGGCGATGGGTTACCTCTTCCAGGCGCTCGGCGTGACGACCTATCCCGCCTGGTATCACCTGATCGTCGGCGGCTTCGCCTTCGGTGCGGTCTTCATGGCCACCGATCCCGTGACTTCGTCGCAGACCAACACGGGCAAATACATCGTCGGCCTGATGACCGGCGCGCTGGCCGTGCTGATCCGCGTGGTCAACCCGGCCTATCCCGAGGGCATGATGCTTTCGATCCTCTTTATGAATGCGCTGGCGCCGCTGGTCGACTACTACGTGGTCGAGGCCAACATCTCGCGCCGCCGCAAACGTGTCAAACTCGCAAAATAG
- a CDS encoding DUF5689 domain-containing protein, which translates to MKQIKSLYRRLLLPLLGGLALTACEKDNGEETRISEFGPYKKEIIAPWKGGTGSIPVLANQPYDIELINPDNGWLTLDTEGRGTHFTGDDYFKFQATTNDGFPRMEGIRLWTHNRADTVYIKQEGFITPKLDFSTRSIMVLGDGGQATAQLSTNLELEDLRQSIVYTSADEGGWISDLDISNGFLILQTDPNADPEALRNARITLSYRDGWNRTISSTVYLTQANAKNEFGHEISFSEVRDLVGIVNKDVYIEGRIISDIGNGNNGENMMTGQTSIDYTETYRTAYIQSLDGSQGFMIKTVTEDDNIFERYSKVRILLKGVTVEAESNPERYILKKVTSAMVMSSVSGSAADIPQKVKRYNELTDMDVYTWVTLADCELPVRKGSLTPINEGYARSTNANRETKYPMLVRDKNGDSFYMLTNTTCKYRRDGSMLPYGSGNISGVLVHETHDRFVWMGSKDMGDIGRYQIRHLTREDIALEKDFENSFSALLTEYRYGKLESHIFRPTTGDNGYLTFTHPDEKSGDAGWGVSDPSYLGPIGNESNPDKEKPWGGTNKGNVNGNGVVENGKQMCSDPGTNHDGKGNLTSAEFSAWTNKCQWWNTETDRSEAWLLHFSTQGISTDVLSMQVAMQNRSIGGPRYIRVDWSEHGDNNRDDWNPITEFQVPDIVNWNYTLYWQCAGYKYINVPLPLELLGKDDVCIRFSAANKKAGGKEDGEFDDQIITTGEIAFSYIGVRYNK; encoded by the coding sequence ATGAAACAGATAAAATCATTGTACCGAAGGCTGCTGCTCCCGCTGCTGGGCGGGCTGGCGCTCACGGCCTGCGAAAAAGACAACGGCGAAGAGACCCGCATCTCCGAGTTCGGCCCCTACAAGAAAGAGATCATAGCCCCCTGGAAAGGCGGCACGGGGAGCATTCCGGTCCTCGCCAACCAACCCTACGACATCGAACTGATCAATCCCGACAACGGATGGCTCACGCTCGACACAGAGGGCCGCGGAACGCATTTCACGGGCGACGACTATTTCAAATTCCAGGCCACGACCAACGACGGCTTCCCCCGCATGGAGGGCATCCGCCTCTGGACCCACAACCGCGCGGATACCGTATACATCAAACAGGAGGGCTTCATCACCCCGAAACTGGACTTCTCGACCCGCAGCATCATGGTGCTCGGCGACGGCGGACAGGCGACGGCGCAGCTCTCCACCAACCTCGAACTGGAGGACCTCCGGCAGTCGATCGTCTACACGAGTGCCGACGAGGGCGGATGGATTTCGGACCTCGACATCAGCAACGGGTTCCTGATTCTCCAGACCGACCCCAACGCCGACCCCGAAGCCCTGCGCAACGCCCGCATCACCCTCAGCTACCGCGACGGGTGGAACCGGACCATCTCCTCGACGGTCTACCTCACGCAGGCCAACGCCAAGAACGAGTTCGGGCACGAAATCTCGTTCAGCGAGGTGCGCGACCTGGTGGGCATCGTCAACAAGGACGTCTACATCGAGGGACGCATCATCAGCGACATCGGCAACGGCAACAACGGCGAGAACATGATGACGGGACAGACCTCGATCGACTACACCGAGACCTACCGCACGGCCTACATCCAGAGCCTCGACGGTTCGCAGGGCTTCATGATCAAGACCGTGACCGAAGACGACAACATCTTCGAACGTTACAGCAAGGTCCGCATCCTGCTCAAGGGCGTCACGGTCGAAGCGGAGTCGAACCCCGAACGCTACATTCTCAAGAAAGTCACCTCGGCGATGGTCATGTCCTCGGTGTCAGGCTCGGCGGCCGACATTCCGCAGAAGGTGAAGCGCTACAACGAACTGACCGACATGGACGTATACACCTGGGTAACGCTGGCCGACTGCGAACTTCCCGTGCGCAAAGGCAGCCTGACGCCGATCAACGAAGGCTATGCACGCAGCACCAATGCCAACCGCGAAACGAAATACCCGATGCTGGTGCGCGACAAGAACGGCGACAGTTTCTACATGCTGACCAACACCACCTGCAAATACCGCCGCGACGGCAGCATGCTGCCCTACGGTTCGGGGAACATCTCGGGCGTACTGGTTCACGAGACCCACGACCGCTTCGTCTGGATGGGATCGAAGGACATGGGCGACATCGGCCGCTACCAGATCCGCCACCTCACCCGCGAAGACATCGCGCTGGAGAAGGATTTCGAGAACAGCTTCTCGGCCCTCCTGACCGAATACCGCTACGGCAAGCTCGAAAGCCACATCTTCCGCCCCACGACCGGCGACAACGGCTACCTGACCTTCACCCATCCCGACGAGAAATCGGGCGACGCAGGCTGGGGCGTGAGCGACCCGAGCTACCTCGGCCCCATCGGCAACGAATCCAACCCCGACAAAGAGAAACCCTGGGGCGGCACCAATAAAGGCAACGTCAACGGAAACGGCGTCGTCGAAAACGGCAAACAAATGTGTTCTGACCCCGGAACCAACCACGACGGCAAGGGAAACCTGACGAGCGCGGAATTCTCGGCCTGGACCAACAAGTGCCAGTGGTGGAACACCGAAACCGACCGCAGCGAAGCGTGGCTGCTCCACTTCTCGACGCAGGGCATCTCGACCGATGTGCTCTCGATGCAGGTAGCCATGCAGAACCGCAGCATCGGAGGCCCCCGCTACATCAGGGTCGACTGGTCGGAGCACGGCGACAACAACCGCGACGACTGGAACCCGATCACCGAATTCCAGGTCCCCGACATCGTGAACTGGAACTACACCCTCTACTGGCAGTGCGCCGGCTACAAGTACATCAACGTACCTCTGCCGCTCGAACTGCTCGGCAAGGACGACGTATGCATCCGCTTCTCGGCCGCGAACAAGAAAGCCGGCGGCAAGGAAGACGGCGAGTTCGACGACCAGATCATCACCACCGGAGAGATCGCCTTCTCCTACATCGGCGTACGTTACAACAAATAA